One window of Nocardia sp. NBC_00508 genomic DNA carries:
- a CDS encoding HNH endonuclease family protein produces MKSTAHRLALISVMVATSLGLVSCSSLTTSESTAATGCGSGGKACTAAIPSREALALLNSLRVADRAARTGYSREEFGPPWSDNVSVPGGNNGCDTRNDILQRDLTDVTFKSGKCIVSTGTLGDPYTGKTIHFERGVKSSDDVQIDHVVALSDTWQKGAQKLSAERRRDLANDPLNLQAADGPTNQSKSDSDAAEWLPPNKGFHCAYVTRQIQVKAAYQLWVTQSEKDAMVRVLSACP; encoded by the coding sequence ATGAAATCCACAGCACACCGCCTTGCCCTGATCAGCGTGATGGTCGCGACTTCCCTCGGACTGGTCTCCTGCTCCTCCCTCACAACCAGCGAGTCGACCGCGGCGACAGGTTGCGGTTCCGGCGGCAAGGCATGCACCGCCGCCATACCCAGTCGCGAGGCCCTCGCCCTACTGAATTCCCTGCGGGTCGCGGACCGCGCCGCCAGAACCGGTTACAGCCGAGAGGAATTCGGCCCGCCGTGGTCGGACAACGTCTCGGTGCCCGGCGGCAACAACGGCTGCGACACCCGCAACGACATCCTGCAGCGCGACCTGACCGACGTGACGTTCAAGTCGGGCAAGTGCATCGTCTCGACCGGGACGCTCGGCGACCCTTACACGGGCAAGACCATTCACTTCGAGCGCGGCGTGAAGTCCTCCGACGATGTGCAGATCGACCACGTCGTCGCGCTCTCGGATACCTGGCAGAAAGGCGCTCAGAAGCTTTCCGCCGAACGCCGACGCGACCTGGCGAACGATCCGCTGAACTTGCAGGCCGCGGACGGCCCCACCAACCAGTCCAAGAGCGATTCCGACGCGGCCGAGTGGCTGCCGCCGAACAAAGGCTTCCACTGCGCCTACGTGACCAGGCAGATTCAGGTGAAGGCGGCCTACCAGCTCTGGGTCACCCAGTCCGAGAAAGACGCCATGGTCCGGGTACTGAGCGCCTGCCCCTGA
- a CDS encoding LysR family transcriptional regulator, protein MSDRDSDGNVDLNQLRTFLAVHRAGSITAGARMVGLSQPTVTGQLQALEKRLGARLFERLPRGVAPTAAATELAARIAAPLDALGTVAARRGEPAPQPAVRLAGPAEVLAVHALPALAPLVARGVRLVVGAGLSDELLGALRAGQFDVVVSAVRPRGRTVIAEPLFDEEFVLVAAPSVAARIDTGVLRAEAPAALSGFPLLSYAPDLPILRRYWRHVFGIRLTAEAAVVVADLRAVTAAVAAGAGISVLPRYLCAAELDSGALVPLLEPDDPPINTVFLVRRPGSPAPHVELVYQRLITAARQW, encoded by the coding sequence GTGAGTGATAGAGATTCCGATGGGAATGTCGATCTGAACCAACTGCGCACGTTCCTGGCCGTGCACCGGGCCGGATCGATCACGGCGGGGGCGCGGATGGTCGGGCTGTCTCAGCCGACGGTAACCGGTCAGTTGCAGGCATTGGAGAAGCGGCTCGGCGCGCGGCTGTTCGAAAGACTGCCGCGCGGGGTGGCGCCGACCGCGGCCGCAACCGAGCTGGCGGCGCGGATCGCCGCACCGCTGGACGCGCTGGGCACGGTCGCTGCCCGTCGCGGCGAACCCGCTCCGCAGCCCGCGGTCCGGCTGGCGGGTCCCGCCGAAGTACTTGCGGTGCACGCGCTTCCGGCGCTGGCGCCACTGGTCGCCCGGGGCGTGCGGCTGGTGGTCGGCGCGGGGCTGTCGGACGAGCTGCTCGGCGCGCTGCGCGCCGGACAGTTCGACGTGGTGGTGTCCGCGGTTCGGCCCAGAGGCCGGACGGTCATCGCCGAACCGCTGTTCGACGAGGAATTCGTCCTCGTGGCCGCGCCGTCGGTCGCCGCGCGGATCGACACGGGAGTGCTGCGCGCCGAAGCACCGGCAGCGCTGTCCGGCTTTCCGCTGCTCAGCTACGCCCCTGACCTGCCGATCCTGCGGCGGTACTGGCGACACGTCTTCGGCATCCGGCTCACTGCGGAGGCGGCGGTCGTGGTCGCCGACCTGCGGGCGGTCACCGCGGCGGTGGCGGCGGGCGCGGGTATCAGTGTGCTGCCGCGTTACCTCTGTGCTGCCGAACTGGATTCAGGGGCGCTGGTCCCGCTGCTGGAGCCGGACGATCCACCGATCAATACGGTGTTTCTGGTGCGCCGTCCCGGTTCGCCGGCCCCACACGTCGAGTTGGTCTACCAGCGGCTGATCACGGCCGCTCGGCAGTGGTGA
- a CDS encoding FAD-dependent oxidoreductase yields the protein MSTTRTALVIGGGIAGPVVATALRKAGIDARVHEAYPGPSYGIGSGLALAPNGIAALDIIGAGDPVRAIALPVTGMTMSIGDKLLSLPALSDVPPLQLVDRSELHQALHRHAVAAGVPFEYNKRLVDVREDESGVTARFADGSTATADVLIGADGIRSTVRTLIDPKAPGPDYTGMLGFGAITECDTDIPPGTMTFAFGKRAYYLYWPLGDGRVAWGANLPHKEYLSFTAARAIPSTRWLQILRETYADDTPGGELVRRTTEEQLEVVGALHIMPPVPHWYRGQMVLVGDAVHAPSNSSGQGASLAIESAVQLARCLRDLPAAEAFAVYERLRRGRVEGVAARAAKINHSKTPGPVARKMMQLLAPVMVKTVMNPEKTMGPEQRYRIDWDAPADSELAAA from the coding sequence ATGTCCACGACACGTACCGCCCTGGTGATCGGAGGCGGCATCGCCGGTCCCGTCGTCGCGACGGCCCTGCGCAAAGCGGGCATCGACGCCCGCGTCCACGAGGCGTACCCCGGCCCGTCCTACGGCATCGGCAGCGGGCTCGCGCTCGCGCCGAACGGCATCGCCGCGCTCGACATCATCGGAGCAGGTGATCCCGTGCGCGCTATCGCGCTGCCCGTCACGGGGATGACCATGTCGATCGGCGACAAGCTGCTGTCCCTGCCCGCCCTGTCCGATGTGCCGCCCCTGCAATTGGTCGATCGCAGCGAACTGCACCAGGCGTTGCACCGGCACGCGGTCGCCGCGGGCGTCCCGTTCGAGTACAACAAGCGCCTGGTCGACGTCCGCGAGGACGAGTCGGGCGTCACCGCCCGGTTCGCCGACGGCAGTACGGCCACCGCCGATGTGCTGATCGGTGCCGACGGCATCCGCTCGACCGTTCGCACGCTGATCGACCCGAAAGCGCCGGGCCCCGACTACACCGGCATGCTCGGCTTCGGCGCGATCACCGAGTGCGATACCGACATCCCGCCCGGCACCATGACTTTCGCGTTCGGCAAACGCGCGTACTACCTGTACTGGCCGCTCGGGGACGGCCGGGTGGCATGGGGCGCCAACCTGCCGCACAAGGAGTACCTGTCGTTCACCGCGGCACGGGCCATCCCCAGCACGCGGTGGCTGCAGATCCTGCGCGAAACCTACGCCGACGACACCCCCGGCGGCGAACTGGTCCGGCGCACCACAGAGGAGCAGTTGGAGGTGGTCGGCGCGCTGCACATCATGCCGCCGGTGCCACACTGGTACCGCGGACAGATGGTGCTGGTCGGCGACGCGGTGCACGCGCCGTCCAACAGCTCCGGCCAGGGCGCTTCGCTGGCGATCGAGAGCGCCGTGCAGCTGGCCCGCTGCTTGCGCGATCTGCCCGCCGCGGAGGCGTTCGCGGTCTACGAGCGTTTGCGGCGCGGCCGGGTGGAGGGTGTCGCGGCGCGTGCGGCGAAGATCAACCACAGCAAGACGCCCGGTCCGGTGGCGCGCAAGATGATGCAGCTGCTGGCGCCGGTCATGGTCAAGACGGTGATGAACCCGGAGAAGACCATGGGTCCCGAGCAGCGCTACCGGATCGACTGGGACGCGCCCGCCGACAGCGAACTCGCGGCGGCCTAG
- a CDS encoding PadR family transcriptional regulator, producing the protein MQKRKVDNLLALAVLSVMVERPMHRYEIAQTLRDRGKERDMTIKWGSLYTVVQNMAKVGFLEVVGSEREGARPERVIYQITDAGRAEMADWTRELLSTPEPEQHRFVAGLSILAVLPPDEVIELLGERLDALERTTETVRRELDELATTTLPRLFTVETEFGVAMLEAEAAWTRSLRDELTEGTFPGLTQWRAWHDRGMRPSEVADLEERGMAEN; encoded by the coding sequence GTGCAGAAACGTAAGGTCGACAACCTGCTCGCGCTCGCGGTGCTATCCGTGATGGTCGAGCGGCCGATGCATCGTTACGAGATCGCGCAGACCCTGCGCGACCGGGGCAAAGAGCGCGACATGACGATCAAGTGGGGTTCGCTCTACACCGTCGTGCAGAACATGGCGAAGGTCGGCTTCCTCGAGGTCGTCGGCAGTGAACGCGAGGGCGCGCGGCCGGAGCGGGTGATCTATCAGATCACCGATGCGGGCCGCGCCGAGATGGCCGACTGGACCAGGGAACTGCTGTCCACGCCGGAGCCGGAACAGCACCGTTTCGTGGCGGGGCTGTCCATTCTCGCGGTGCTGCCCCCCGACGAAGTGATCGAGTTGCTCGGCGAACGCCTCGACGCGCTGGAACGGACCACCGAGACGGTGCGCCGCGAACTCGATGAACTCGCCACGACGACGCTGCCCCGGCTGTTCACCGTCGAGACCGAGTTCGGTGTGGCGATGCTGGAAGCCGAAGCGGCATGGACGCGTTCCCTGCGCGACGAGCTGACCGAGGGCACCTTTCCCGGGCTGACGCAGTGGCGGGCGTGGCACGACCGTGGCATGCGCCCGTCCGAAGTCGCCGACCTGGAGGAGAGGGGGATGGCCGAGAACTAG
- a CDS encoding MDR family MFS transporter: MTGAVAVADDPAAPLGRAKTNIVFGTIVLGMLMAALDQTIVSTALPTIVADLGGAGHMAWVVTSYLLAEAVATALAGKLGDLFGRKLVFQISGLIFIVGSMVAGLANGMLLLVIARGVQGFGGGGLMVTSMALIADIIPLRQRGKYQGALGAVFGVTTVIGPTLGGLFTDHASWRWCFYVNVPLAVLMIALAARTVPRVRAAAKPIIDYAGIGLVALGVSCLILGLEWGGEQYAWGSAMISGLFVAAAILLGAFVAVELRAGEPMLPMGLFRSRVFTVCSVLSFIVGFAMLGSITYLPAYLQYVNGVSATASGIRTLPLVAGLFATSILSGQVVGKTGRYRYFPIAGTLVMAIGLYLMSTMGPATGIWLESLYMLVLGLGIGLAMQVLTIVVQNTVPYAQLGTATSGVTFFRTLGSAFGTAIFGTLYSNEIGPNLTDALTRVRVVPPEVAADPQSLRALPAEQSAPIIDAYATSIDHVFFWVVPVALAGFVVAWFLPEVPLRDSARAGAGDVGEGFSVPDSPDRVVQLERAIAAAVRKARDEEPIGPRIFADADSDLTPGEAWALGQVYLRDRITGDATLAAIARAHNLPDEVIEPIYDQVGAEGYLSREGKRLRLTDSGAAELDRIKAAWRRWLDSRLDDWNDADPTDRALLDQALTNIATKLLEDQARAEESVPA, from the coding sequence ATGACCGGTGCGGTTGCTGTCGCCGACGACCCCGCTGCTCCACTGGGCAGGGCCAAGACCAACATCGTGTTCGGCACGATCGTGCTCGGCATGCTGATGGCGGCGCTGGACCAGACCATCGTGTCCACCGCGCTGCCCACCATCGTCGCCGATCTGGGCGGGGCGGGGCATATGGCGTGGGTGGTCACGTCGTACCTGCTCGCCGAGGCGGTGGCGACCGCGCTGGCCGGAAAACTCGGCGACCTGTTCGGGCGCAAGCTCGTGTTCCAGATCAGTGGGCTGATCTTCATCGTCGGTTCGATGGTCGCGGGCCTGGCCAACGGCATGCTGTTGCTGGTCATCGCCCGCGGCGTCCAGGGCTTCGGCGGCGGCGGACTGATGGTCACCTCGATGGCGTTGATCGCCGACATCATTCCGCTGCGGCAGCGCGGCAAGTATCAGGGCGCGCTGGGCGCGGTGTTCGGGGTGACCACGGTGATCGGCCCGACGCTGGGTGGTCTGTTCACCGACCACGCCAGCTGGCGCTGGTGCTTCTACGTCAACGTGCCGCTCGCGGTGCTGATGATCGCCCTCGCCGCGCGCACCGTTCCGCGGGTACGCGCCGCCGCCAAGCCGATCATCGACTACGCCGGTATCGGGTTGGTGGCGCTCGGCGTCTCCTGCCTGATCCTCGGATTGGAATGGGGCGGAGAGCAATACGCGTGGGGTTCGGCGATGATCAGCGGCCTGTTCGTCGCGGCGGCGATCCTGCTGGGTGCGTTCGTAGCCGTGGAGTTGCGGGCCGGCGAGCCCATGCTCCCGATGGGGTTGTTCCGCAGTCGCGTGTTCACGGTGTGCTCGGTCCTCAGCTTCATCGTCGGCTTCGCGATGCTCGGTTCGATCACTTACCTCCCTGCGTATCTGCAATATGTGAACGGGGTTTCGGCCACTGCGTCCGGCATACGCACGCTGCCGCTGGTGGCCGGACTGTTCGCCACCTCGATCCTGTCCGGCCAGGTGGTCGGCAAGACCGGGCGCTACCGATACTTCCCGATCGCGGGCACGCTGGTCATGGCGATCGGCCTGTATCTGATGTCCACCATGGGCCCGGCGACGGGCATCTGGCTGGAATCGCTGTACATGCTGGTGCTCGGACTCGGTATCGGCCTGGCCATGCAGGTGCTGACCATCGTCGTGCAGAACACCGTGCCCTATGCCCAGCTGGGCACCGCGACCTCCGGGGTCACGTTCTTCCGCACGCTCGGAAGCGCCTTCGGCACGGCCATTTTCGGCACGCTGTACAGCAACGAGATCGGCCCGAACCTGACCGACGCGCTGACGCGGGTCCGTGTGGTGCCGCCGGAGGTCGCGGCCGATCCGCAGTCGCTGCGCGCTCTGCCCGCTGAACAGTCTGCGCCTATCATCGACGCGTACGCGACCTCGATCGATCACGTGTTCTTCTGGGTCGTTCCGGTCGCGCTGGCCGGGTTCGTGGTCGCCTGGTTTCTCCCGGAGGTGCCGCTGCGGGACAGCGCACGGGCGGGCGCGGGCGATGTGGGCGAAGGGTTTTCGGTACCCGATTCGCCGGATCGGGTGGTGCAGCTGGAACGGGCGATCGCCGCGGCAGTGCGCAAAGCGCGGGACGAGGAGCCGATCGGCCCGCGCATTTTCGCCGACGCCGACAGCGATCTGACGCCCGGCGAAGCGTGGGCGCTCGGTCAGGTGTATCTGCGCGACCGCATCACCGGCGATGCCACGCTCGCCGCGATCGCACGGGCGCACAACTTGCCGGACGAGGTGATCGAACCGATCTACGACCAGGTCGGTGCGGAGGGCTACCTGAGCAGAGAGGGAAAACGATTGCGGCTCACCGATTCCGGCGCCGCCGAACTCGATCGGATCAAAGCCGCGTGGCGGCGCTGGCTCGACAGCAGGCTCGACGACTGGAACGACGCCGATCCCACCGACCGCGCACTGCTGGATCAGGCGCTGACGAACATCGCCACCAAGTTGCTGGAAGACCAGGCGCGCGCGGAGGAATCCGTGCCCGCCTGA
- a CDS encoding sigma-70 family RNA polymerase sigma factor has protein sequence MTQLCTHPARFTGTVSEDPIKDYLRLIGRTPLLTAAQEVELGERIEAGHLAARRLGNAGAAEELATGERRELRRRIADGQRAKDHMVEANLRLVVSIAKRYPTPTGTSLLDLVQEGTLGMMRAVEKFDHRRGLKFSTYATWWIKQSIGRALADQSRTIRIPVHVVEVLNRLHRAQRTLAQHRGRAATVAELAAELELSQEKVRELLDIGREPLSLHTPVGEDATEFGELIADTAPDPSDTVTASALRGQLDKVLGSLTEREAEVIALRFGLRGGEPRTLDEVGKSYGVSRERARQIEAKGMAKLRRPGRATALEGLLG, from the coding sequence GTGACCCAGCTGTGCACCCATCCCGCCCGTTTCACGGGCACCGTCAGCGAGGACCCGATCAAGGACTATCTACGGCTCATCGGCCGCACCCCGCTGCTCACCGCCGCGCAGGAGGTCGAGCTCGGCGAGCGGATCGAGGCGGGCCACCTGGCAGCGCGTCGCCTCGGCAACGCCGGTGCCGCAGAGGAACTCGCCACCGGAGAGCGTCGAGAACTGCGTCGTCGGATCGCAGACGGTCAGCGCGCCAAAGACCATATGGTCGAAGCGAATCTGCGCCTGGTCGTCTCGATCGCCAAGCGGTATCCCACGCCGACGGGCACGTCGCTGCTGGACCTGGTCCAGGAGGGCACGCTCGGCATGATGCGCGCGGTGGAGAAGTTCGATCACCGACGTGGCCTGAAGTTCTCCACCTACGCCACCTGGTGGATCAAGCAGTCGATCGGGCGCGCACTGGCCGACCAGAGCCGCACCATCCGCATCCCGGTGCATGTCGTCGAGGTGCTCAACCGATTGCACCGGGCGCAGCGCACGCTCGCGCAGCACCGGGGCCGGGCGGCCACGGTGGCGGAACTCGCCGCCGAGCTGGAACTGTCCCAGGAGAAGGTGCGCGAACTCCTCGACATCGGCCGCGAACCGCTCTCGCTGCACACACCGGTCGGGGAGGATGCCACCGAATTCGGCGAGCTGATCGCCGACACCGCGCCGGACCCGTCCGACACGGTGACCGCGTCCGCGCTGCGTGGCCAGCTGGACAAGGTGCTCGGTTCGCTGACCGAACGCGAGGCGGAGGTGATCGCGCTGCGCTTCGGCTTGCGCGGCGGCGAACCGAGGACACTCGACGAGGTCGGCAAGTCCTACGGAGTGTCGCGCGAACGCGCTCGCCAGATCGAGGCCAAGGGGATGGCGAAGCTGCGGCGGCCCGGGCGAGCGACAGCGTTGGAGGGCTTGCTCGGCTGA
- a CDS encoding TetR/AcrR family transcriptional regulator, with the protein MSTADLGLRARKKQQTRDNISHHATLLFLEHGFDKVTIADVAAAAQVAKMTVTNYFPRKEDLALDLHEVFVDQLARVVRERESGESALAALRRAYLAAVAGHDPVVGFSGPEFARMITDSPALVTRLREFHDERERALAVTLAAETDSAAGDIAPRVVAALLGGVHRVLFDETARRTLAGRSNDEIATALTEYIGTAFDTLEQAIGDYAIRGG; encoded by the coding sequence ATGAGCACAGCGGACCTCGGGCTTCGTGCCAGGAAAAAGCAGCAGACCAGGGACAACATCTCCCACCACGCGACCCTGCTGTTCCTCGAGCACGGCTTCGACAAGGTGACGATCGCCGACGTCGCCGCCGCGGCACAGGTCGCCAAGATGACGGTGACCAACTACTTCCCCCGCAAAGAGGACCTCGCCCTCGATCTGCACGAGGTGTTCGTCGACCAGCTCGCCCGTGTCGTCCGGGAACGCGAATCAGGCGAGTCCGCGCTCGCCGCACTGCGGCGGGCCTATCTGGCCGCGGTGGCCGGGCACGATCCGGTGGTGGGTTTCTCCGGACCCGAATTCGCCCGGATGATCACCGACAGCCCGGCGCTGGTTACCCGGCTGCGCGAGTTCCACGACGAGCGCGAACGGGCGCTCGCCGTCACACTGGCCGCCGAAACCGATTCCGCCGCCGGCGATATCGCGCCGCGCGTGGTGGCCGCGCTGCTCGGCGGCGTGCACCGCGTGCTGTTCGACGAGACCGCGCGCCGCACCCTGGCGGGCCGATCCAACGACGAGATCGCCACCGCCCTCACCGAATACATCGGCACCGCGTTCGACACGCTGGAGCAGGCGATCGGCGATTACGCCATCCGCGGCGGCTAG
- a CDS encoding TetR/AcrR family transcriptional regulator: MTATVGRQYGGRAVVERKAERRQRFLEAATRIFAERGYANCSLAEVCAAAGLSKRQFYEEFHTREDVLVAAYDRIQDEAAAAVLARMGELDARFDRTAAMTAVLTAYLASIGSDPYRAKVAFIEVVGVSDRMERHRRERRHAWASVLESHVAPVIAPGSRVRGAPGWGASALIGAINGLAHEWVLADPRPTVDELVDLLVPIAMSLLERPEES, from the coding sequence GTGACGGCGACAGTGGGAAGGCAGTACGGCGGGCGCGCCGTCGTGGAGCGGAAGGCCGAGCGACGTCAGCGGTTCCTCGAGGCGGCTACCCGGATCTTCGCCGAGCGCGGTTACGCGAACTGTTCGCTGGCCGAGGTGTGCGCGGCCGCGGGCCTGTCCAAGCGGCAGTTCTACGAGGAGTTCCATACCAGGGAGGACGTGCTGGTCGCGGCATACGATCGGATCCAGGACGAAGCCGCCGCCGCCGTGCTGGCGAGGATGGGGGAACTCGACGCCCGCTTCGATCGGACCGCCGCGATGACCGCTGTGTTGACCGCCTATCTCGCATCAATCGGTTCCGACCCCTATCGCGCGAAGGTTGCCTTCATCGAAGTGGTCGGGGTGAGCGATCGGATGGAACGGCACCGTCGCGAGCGACGTCATGCCTGGGCGTCCGTGCTGGAGTCCCACGTCGCGCCGGTGATCGCGCCCGGTTCACGGGTGCGCGGCGCGCCCGGATGGGGGGCGAGCGCGCTCATCGGCGCGATCAACGGGCTCGCGCACGAGTGGGTGCTCGCCGATCCGCGTCCGACTGTCGACGAACTGGTGGATCTCCTCGTCCCGATCGCGATGTCGCTGCTCGAGCGGCCGGAAGAGAGCTAG
- a CDS encoding oxidoreductase, with translation MAWKPTEIPDQTGRTFVITGANGGLGAVTTEVLAAKGATVIMACRNTAKAKEVAARIDGDVRVAELDLADLASVRKFADDSGEFDVLINNAGLMNLPFSRTKDGFETQWGVNHLGHFALTGLLLDRITDRVVTLASIAHKQTPKLWIEDLDYEKRRYQRNLAYAQAKLCNLMFARELQRRLTESGSAKRSYGVHPGVSATDLFAHTETPIDHVAKPFIRLIGHSPAKAAHSSLFAATMPDADPTVYWGPTRFFGTQGPVRASSSTRLSKNKDLWQRLWTESERLTGVIYSF, from the coding sequence ATGGCGTGGAAACCTACTGAGATCCCGGATCAGACGGGACGCACCTTTGTCATCACCGGCGCTAACGGCGGCCTCGGCGCCGTGACCACCGAAGTCCTCGCGGCCAAAGGCGCGACCGTGATCATGGCCTGCCGCAACACGGCCAAGGCGAAGGAGGTCGCCGCCCGCATCGACGGCGATGTCCGAGTGGCCGAACTCGACTTGGCCGACCTGGCGTCGGTGCGCAAGTTCGCCGACGACAGCGGCGAATTCGACGTGCTGATCAACAACGCCGGGCTGATGAATCTCCCGTTCTCCCGGACCAAGGACGGTTTCGAAACCCAGTGGGGGGTCAACCACCTCGGGCACTTCGCGCTCACCGGGCTGCTGCTGGACCGGATCACCGATCGCGTGGTGACCCTGGCGAGCATCGCGCACAAGCAGACCCCGAAGCTCTGGATCGAGGACCTCGACTACGAGAAGCGCCGCTACCAGCGCAATCTCGCGTACGCGCAGGCCAAGCTGTGCAATCTGATGTTCGCGCGGGAACTGCAACGCAGGCTGACGGAGTCCGGATCGGCCAAACGCTCCTACGGCGTGCACCCCGGTGTCTCGGCCACCGACCTCTTCGCGCACACCGAGACGCCGATCGACCACGTCGCCAAGCCCTTCATCCGCCTGATCGGACACTCCCCCGCCAAGGCGGCGCACTCGTCGCTGTTCGCCGCGACAATGCCCGACGCCGACCCCACGGTGTACTGGGGCCCGACCAGGTTCTTCGGCACCCAGGGCCCGGTGCGCGCCTCCTCGTCCACCCGCCTGTCGAAGAACAAAGACCTGTGGCAGCGACTGTGGACGGAATCCGAGCGACTCACCGGCGTCATCTACTCGTTCTGA
- a CDS encoding transcriptional regulator encodes MSASPRRSAHNRPALIALVVVAALGCLALAWWQWERYDSASGTGQNLGYALQWPLFAGFAVFAYFRFVRLEREAEQQHESADTRRTPAASERAAEPVAPREIPAGLLPERPKAVRDEDPVLAEYNRYLAELHANDIDAQVRTAGLHTRERSAG; translated from the coding sequence GTGTCCGCCTCACCTCGCCGCTCGGCACACAATCGTCCGGCCCTCATCGCGCTGGTGGTCGTCGCCGCGCTGGGCTGCCTGGCGCTGGCCTGGTGGCAGTGGGAGCGGTACGACTCCGCCAGCGGCACCGGCCAGAATCTCGGATACGCGCTGCAGTGGCCGCTGTTCGCGGGGTTCGCCGTCTTCGCCTACTTCCGGTTCGTGCGGCTCGAGCGCGAGGCCGAGCAACAGCACGAATCCGCCGACACGCGGCGCACTCCCGCCGCATCCGAGCGCGCTGCCGAACCGGTCGCCCCGAGGGAGATCCCGGCGGGCCTGCTGCCCGAGCGTCCGAAGGCCGTCCGCGACGAGGACCCGGTGCTCGCCGAGTACAACCGATACCTCGCCGAGCTGCACGCCAATGACATCGATGCGCAGGTCCGCACGGCGGGCCTGCACACCCGCGAGAGGAGCGCCGGTTGA
- a CDS encoding DUF3817 domain-containing protein: MTTSENSTEIAVAPAPTANAAKIAPALLRYRTLAWITGLWLLLLTGEMIAKYGFGVHTPSWIAVVHGWVYFVYLLVTADLAVKVRWPVLRTVGTLLAGTVPLLSFFVEHVNAKQVKQDFGV; this comes from the coding sequence TTGACCACCAGCGAGAATTCCACCGAGATCGCCGTCGCCCCCGCGCCGACGGCGAACGCCGCCAAGATCGCCCCGGCGCTGCTGCGCTACCGCACGCTGGCCTGGATCACCGGTCTCTGGCTGCTGCTGCTCACCGGTGAGATGATCGCCAAGTACGGCTTCGGCGTGCACACCCCGAGCTGGATCGCCGTGGTGCACGGCTGGGTGTACTTCGTCTACCTGCTGGTCACGGCCGATCTCGCGGTCAAGGTGCGCTGGCCGGTCCTGCGCACCGTCGGCACCCTGCTCGCGGGCACCGTCCCGCTGCTGTCGTTCTTCGTCGAGCACGTCAACGCGAAGCAGGTCAAGCAGGACTTCGGCGTCTGA
- the rdgB gene encoding RdgB/HAM1 family non-canonical purine NTP pyrophosphatase yields the protein MTRRLLVASRNAKKLNELRRILDEAGIAGIEIVGLNDVPPYDEAPETGATFEENALAKARDGAAATGLACVADDSGLEVDALNGMPGVLSARWSGGHGDDAANNALLLAQLADVPDERRGGRFVSTCALVAPGGAETVVRGEWPGSIGRKPVGDGGFGYDPLFVPAGGDITAAQLTPAQKDAVSHRGRALAQLLPALAALAAD from the coding sequence ATGACCCGCCGTCTGCTGGTCGCCAGCCGCAATGCCAAGAAACTGAACGAGCTGCGCCGCATCCTCGACGAGGCCGGCATAGCCGGCATCGAGATCGTCGGGCTGAACGACGTCCCCCCTTACGACGAAGCTCCCGAGACCGGCGCGACATTCGAGGAGAACGCGCTGGCCAAGGCCCGCGACGGTGCCGCGGCCACCGGTTTGGCCTGCGTCGCCGACGATTCCGGCCTCGAGGTGGACGCGTTGAACGGGATGCCCGGGGTGCTGTCGGCGCGCTGGTCGGGCGGGCACGGCGACGACGCAGCCAACAACGCGCTGCTGCTGGCACAGCTCGCCGACGTTCCGGACGAGCGCCGCGGCGGGCGGTTCGTGTCGACCTGCGCGCTGGTGGCGCCGGGCGGCGCGGAGACCGTGGTGCGCGGCGAATGGCCGGGCTCGATCGGACGGAAGCCGGTGGGCGACGGCGGTTTCGGCTACGATCCGCTGTTCGTCCCGGCGGGTGGCGACATCACCGCGGCCCAGCTGACCCCCGCCCAGAAGGACGCGGTATCGCATCGCGGGCGGGCACTGGCCCAGTTGCTGCCCGCGCTGGCGGCGCTGGCCGCCGACTGA